AGTTTATCAAGAAATTACtcccaggtttggattaattccaaccgtagaatttgatttgcatgtagttttacgtccaggtttggattagttccaaccgtagaagttgattttacgtccaggtttgaattaattccaaccatagagggtttttttttgtagcaattccaaccgtaaaagttgattttacgtccaggtttggattaattccaaacGTAGAAgttaattttacgtccaggtttggattaattccaaccttaaattaaaattaactaaataagggttgtttaatCATTAcgaaattatttgagataaggggtttttgatattacttatgaatgACCTGTTTttatcctattaggtgacgcccttTTATTCGAATGTGACGACCCAATAACAGCCTTCCTAAACAATCTACATGGTGGGACATATATATAGATAGACAATTGCAACAATGGGGATATGATTGATTTCTCTTAGTTGAGTCACAAAATTTTTATATTTAGTATTCATCATGAACCAAATTGATTAATGACAAGACTATTTGTTTGGATAAGTTCCTTTCGTTTTCGTCTTTTCGCTTTCGGTTGTATTCGTTGGACCGACTGAGGTATTATATTCATTATATTTCCTTTGTTTTTGACCCACAAAAATAATTCATTTGGATATGATTCAAGGCAGCCTCTTGTATCGAATAGGCTGAATGTGAAAATATACTAATCAAACACATACCATTGGAGCAATAATAGGTTTTATAGCGATAATTTCATGTGCTTAAAACTTAGATGCAAAGACACTTGAATAACAACCATAATGGCTATTCAATTGGTTAACTGGAACATCATCCCAAACATATAGTACTTTATCAGTCTACTATATTGATCAGTCTAACTTTTATATATATTTAAACAGAAAACAACCATATTGATACTTTGTTAAGAGCTTAATCTTCATCACTTCTATCCATATTGATTTCATTGAGAACCACACACAAGGCAACAATGAATGCATAATCAACGTTCGGGTACACTGTGATCGAGTACGTGTCCTGGTCCAGAACAATACTTTGGACAGTGTGTTTCTTGCGCATCTATAACAACATTGTCAACAGATTATTGTTAGTATCAGTATAAAGGATCAAGCGACAATCTATAAATTAACAATGTTACACGCATTTGCTTCAACAGTGGCCGAATTAGGATAATAGCATAAAAACTAAAATAGGGATTAAAACCTAATGCGGCAGTCCGAACTTCATCTTTGCGATCTTAAACATAATACTATCATGCTAACTTTAGGGTGGGATGACTAATCTAAAAAACAGTTGGACTCATGGAAAAATACTCAAACTTGGGCATCGCGGCTAAGAACGTGTCGTGCGGCATATCCATATCCGATTAGACACAACTTGTGCCGCTAGGCACAAATACTATCTCTTAAATGTCCTGAACGCATAGGCACAATAATGATGCGCTTGGATATGTTTAATCTCTACCTTTGTTTACCTAACGCTAATGTAAACAAATAATAAATGGAAATTACCTGAGCAATGATGTTGTTAGAATCTCCAgcatagatggcacaagatctctCAAAAAAGCTTCCTTTGATCTTAAAATCACAGACATTTTCAGATGTGTTTGATGCTAAGAAAACATTCAAACTTGTCTTGAGCTGCAAAAGCTTAGATTTCTTCACACTGAACAACAAATCTTTTGAATCTGAGCTGTCTCCTCTATATAGTTGCCATCTCCTATGGCAAGTCACTATCTGaaaaaaattaaacaatattACTCTTAATTACCcaaatttattaattttcttAGTTCAAAATACCATCAATGAAatataaattcaataaaaaaatttttttttaataaatctaCCTTCATCACAATGAATAATTACCTTCtgctttaaaaaaaagaaaaagaaaatgaataattaCCTTCTGCTGTAGAGATACAAGAGGAACACCGGCAGCATCGACAAGGACACGGCGATCGCGAATGCTAAGAAGCTTACCTTTAACTTTAAAGATAATATTGCCATTGATATCGAAAACACCAAAATTACCTTCACCAATACTTAGAAGTTTCTTTGATATGGTAAGATCTACTGGATATGGTGCACAGAAATGAGGAGCAATCACAACGATCGGATTCCCTGGCTTCGCTCCGTCGCTAGCTAATGGTGGTGGGGGTTACATCTTTATACTTATATAGAATTTTATGAATTTGGATTTTGTAAAACTGATGACTGATGTAGTTTTAATAGATAGATTTTGATTCTTAGAGGGCATCCATATATAGAGAAATATTTTGAGGGAAAGAACAGAGGAAAGTGGGTCTCTGGTAGGTCGGCGTGTATGGACCGCGTATATTAGAGATCTATTACGCGTGGACGTCCGATAATGCTACATGTCACGTCCATCCCTTAGACAAGAAGGAAACAGGTTCTCTTCGATTGGAAAGATGATTTTAGAGGATGGCTGTAACTGGAGTCCTCTTCAATCGGGAAACTGCCATTCATGTTCAAGTTGTAGTGAATGACTTTTCTAGGCttgtattttgtttcttttttctttttaatactcTCTTTGTGTCCGAAAAGTAGGCAGGTTTTTTTTTTGGGCATAtcaaaaaaataggtttgtttcCGTATGTGGAAAATCAAATAttatgattttactactatacCCATTGAGGGATCACTTCTCTCTCTCTCCATTTTCTATCCTAATACAAaaggggaccacttctctctcctctttctctaataacaaaTGAGTGGGAACCAAATGATAGATTAGGAAAAATCATGGAAAAGTGACTCCAataattagttttcttaatttttatgaAAACCAAACAAGCATATTTATTAGAAACGGAAATATAACATCTTTTCCAAAAAAGGAAACAGGTTTTTGGTTGACAATTCGTTGCTTCTATCTTGACTTTTGGTTACTATCGGCACTCACTAAGCTGAGCTTAGAAAATTTGAAAGCCCAATTACAAAATGTTCCAAACTCAAAACTATTTTTCTGATTGGGCTTAAACTCTAGTACCCGAATTTTGAATTACATTACAGACTTGTATTATGTTTGTTTATTGCCGACTCTGAGTCAGTTGGATATGACTAAAATCACCTGAGGTAAGTCAAAATTTTTAAAACTAATATTATATTCCaaatttattttaggttttcttGATCAAAAGATTTACCAAATATTGTGGGCACCCCTAATATTGATGACAAATCATCTCATTGAGGAAAGTTCAACGCTAGATACTGCCCCAAGTAAAGTTATGAGTGCCTTGATAAAAATAACACAACTGTACATAGCAGAATGGGACTTCAAGTTCAAGTTTCACGTCACCACGACAGCTTCAAAGCAGAATTTTTTACTCTAAAGTGTGGATCAATTTTGTTTTACTTGTAAGTTGTTTGAGAATTTTTGATCTCGAAGCACTGCAACTAGGTAGACCAAATTAACTGAATCGAAGATCAATACTTATGTACTGAAGCAAAGTCTCCAGTTATTTCTTGGCCAGCACCAACAATCTAGTTTCACATCCTTTTGTAAGCTAAAGTTACTACTAGCCTACCAGAGCAAGAAGCTACCTAGTTAGGCCTAGTCCAATGCATATGGCAAACATCAGATTTTTCCATATATGCActcactatgggtatgccaaacgtATATGACTATATGTCAattataacatataggcatacacgatggagtttccagcgagcgataaaGTGTCCATCGCTAGATGTTCATCATATCGCTCGATGGTAGCGCCAGCGCTAGTCATTACATCGCTCGCTGACTTGATCATCGCTCATCAGTTCCTCATACAACGACTACTATTCCCCCCCTATAAAtaccatttcaactcacaccacctcaacttcaaattcatttcgcTATGCGTAGTTCCCACATAACCGAAGTGGATTTCACTCGAGAAGAAGAAATTTCTCTAATTCGATGTTGGGTTTCGGTTTCAAACGATAGAGATTTCAATGTAGATACTTTTAACTTATGAGACACCATGTTTCAAAGGTTTACGACGTTAAGTCACGTCAATTCATGAAGAACAAATGAGTGTTTTCAAAATCGTCATTGTTTCATCAATCAAGATGTGAGAAAGTATCAGGAAATTATGTGCTTGATAAAAGGGGATAATCCTGGATTGTCAAAAAGAATCGAAAATTAGAAAACAACTTAATTtattaataataaaacaaaagagttactaaagagaaaaccaaaaataaaaccaaaggctaaagtaGACCACATGTCTCAAGCCTATAACACAACAACCTATTTCATTCCGAGTTCAAAACCTGTAGTAGGTTATATCCGGGGATTCCATTCTGTGCATAGATGGTGGTCTATAATTGAATTTTAATATATGGCCCTTCCTCAAATATCCTCCCTTACTGGCAAAGAAGTCAGCAGAGAAGTTCACTTCTCTATAGACATGGTTGAAGTGGATTGATTTTATCTTCCTGCAAATATGTTCCCATCTGGTCCAAACATACCATGTTAGTTCATGCTTTGTAAAAGCTGTGATTGAAGCTATGGAATCAGAGTTTATAATTACCTTATCCTTAGTCTTGAGTACTGCCCATTTCAAAGCTGCAATAACACTCATAATTTCTACAATAAAATTTGTAGCAATACTCATACCAAATTTTCCGAAGACAACAGAAGATGGTTTAGTAACGAcgaatgttatgaactctacaaGGTTCACATGCGGGGATTCAATTTTTAAATATTGTGTTATGCAATGAAGGTTAATTTTTAATGAAATGTAAAAGTAGTTTTTATTTGGATATTAATCTAAAAGATAGTTTCCATTagttaaaataaaaagattacatttgaaatacTTAAACTAATCTACGTCCATAAACTACTCATTTCCTTTGCCATTACCTTCCTGACCAAAGATCCAATTGCCCGCATTTTCTAGATCAAGTGTTTTTCAACATATCAGTTTGCGAGATGGTTTGTGACTCACTTGGTGGTTGAgtctcattataatcatcataataTGGATAATTAATGGGTCCAAGGCACAGGGGAACATGATACAAATCTTGAAATGCGTGTTGTTGATATGATGTAGGAGCTTGCTGAAATGGTTGAAATGCTGATGAGATTGAGGCAATTGGAGGGTTTAAGGTAATTGAAACATATTGGATTTCCTAATTGCTTTTATATTCACACCACCACCAGGAGTCATTATGTCAGTTGGTATTTGTCTAAACAGACGTGCGGGAGTTTTATCCATGCCAACTTTTTCATCACCTTCACGTTCTACTTGAGTATCTAACACTAGGTTTGGAGTAGAACTTTATGGTACCTCCTTCATAGAACAACGTATCAAACTTCTTTCACTTCCACGACATCGGTGACTGGGACTCATGCCTCTACCATTGGGAATCAAATGAGTCTTTCTTTACTACTGGGACTCATTCCGCTGATACTGGGATTCATGCCTCTACTACTACCTGAACCATCATTACCTGCAAATCCTTGACTCATGTCAAACATCATGCTTTCCCTCATTTTTTGCAACTCATTCAAGTAGATCTTGTTGAAATCCATCTAATAGAGCATGATAATCGTTCAACTGGGTCTGATAATGCTCCGGTATAGCATTGACCCCCCATTATGGATAAGTCCGATCAAGTGCACTTGAAGCAATTGGATAAGTAACAATCTCTCCAGATGTGGTGGATGTAGTTTGTACATCCCAAGAAAGTGGTGGCATAGTTGACGATGAACCCGCTTGAGAAAGATATGCAAATGCGTCGCCCTTTTCTGGTGGAGGTTGGGAAGGAAGAAATTCATCCCCGAGTGGCATCCTACCTAAAGCTGGGAAATCCATCTGACCCAAACTTTGAGATTGCATAGCAATATTGGGCTTGAAAATAATGTTAAACCAAAATAAGTATTTATTTTTTGCATTGTCTCCTGGATCAATTCATGAGCTTATTGTCAATGATAACCTTCCCTTATCAATTTCAAGTAGTCGTCTTCAGAAATCTCTGAACTTGGATAAGAGTTGACGGCTATCACTGATCTtctctgcaaatgaagaagatgtcTTTCACTGATCTTCTGagctttttcttcttcgaactcAGGGATTGATTCATACGGCTGGGAGACAAGATTAAGGCTTGTTCTAcacaaatgttgaatcttatgaaCAATAGCAGTATGTTGACCATCTTCATTCGTCAAAGTATTCCAAGACACATTCATAAACGTACTAAATACTTGGACGAATGTGTCTCGCAcggttatggtttgggtgttttaGCTTTAGTGAGGATACTATTTGTTTTTGCAAGcgtttgaagaattgtttagttagtaagGATGCTGGTAGTGGTCCaggtagttttattttccatagattgggtgttgttattcaaaaagtggttggtgcccagcttgtagcTCGGCTGCCAACTAAAGGTGTAAAactttaaataaaaaataaattttacttaagaaaataaactgaaaaaataaatgttacaatcatatttcaaccattgaaattttaaaaaagaataaaaaatcttTGACCCTATctttaaaacaaaaacaaattagcCATCTTTTAAAAACTTGCAATATGcaaacaattattatttttaaaaataattttcattGTATTCATTGGTTAAaggaaagaatcaaaaaatacaacTAATGATTTTCATTATACTCATTGTCACTGTACAAATGGAACAATGAGtaacgaatatatatatatatatccagaaAATGACTCACAAAAGATTTAACCTTACGCCGTGGGCCTAATAATTTTAGCAATCGAATAAGCTTATTTTCATCAtcctgcaaaaaaataaaaaaaataatcaaagatttACGATGTACAACCCAAAGCACAAAAAACTTTAGAATTATTTTCTAGCATCTGTAATAAATTTATTTTCGAATGAAACATTTAGACAATCGACAGATTAACCTTgtattcttgatcatgatcacgGCTATCCTTGCATCAGATTTTAATGCCATGAATAATTTGATCAAAATCTACGgcacaaacaaaaaaaagataaactcaaaaaaaaaaaaatcaattaatcaTGATTAGCCTCTTCGAAACAATTGAAATATAGAGATAACACTATAGAAACTAAATGGTGAAATGAATTGTCACCAAATCAttccaacaaaaagaaaaatgaaacttaTAAGTTTCCATGCCATTTCACACTTACTAGAGTAAAACTTATAAATGAATGAATCTCCAAACTCATAAATGTGAATTTTGATGGCGCATgcgtttttcttgaatcaatttttttttttgaaacgttTTTCTGAAAACGTTTAATGTCTTCTAATGGAatcaataattttttttcctttttggtgaTCCACAACACAAACAAAGATGAaagaatctcaaaaaaaaaagaaacgtgTTTAATTAGACCAAAAACAAATCTCCTCCTCTTTTAATTCCAATTTTTTTCAATTGCTTTGGATCCTCTATTTACTCCCCTCCCACGATTAAGAGAGTTACTCTAAGGTCTGCATGCAAATAAGTTAAAACTGTCCATGCTCTAAGGTGTGCATGCAAACGGCTGCTCCTTTATGACTAGCACGTAGTAAgccattccaaaagaaaaaatgtcCATAAAATTGTATGCTAATTACAATTATCAATGAGCAATGTATAAATAAAGGAGTGTGTATCTTCAATCACACACATTCACTCATTCCAACTTATTTTTTTGGTGAAATTTTTAGCTTAagagtatcaacatgtcaaacatgaTTAGCCGCAGCCCCATAAAAACCGtttcccaaaacgtgtttgctttcTTTTCGAGAACGCATGATTGCGATGAAAACAAACCTGCAATACTCAGGTTTCGTGTTGAAAGAAAATGGGAAGAGATCGATTTCATGGCGACCAACAAAGTCACTACTTTGGATTTACTAACGATTGATGAAAACTTGAGCATATTGTTATTTCGATCCGAATTAAACTATCTTtttttaaaagaataaaatattaGTAACGCCTTCTAATCATTTTTTACATAATTGCGATGAAAATAAACCTACAGTACTCAAGTTTTGTGTTGGCAAGAAAATGGGAAGATGTCGATTTCATGGCGACCAACTAAGTCAATGCTTTGGATTTACTAATGATCCATAACGTGAGAAATCCAGATTTTGTCCTTCAAAGAATAATCAACGAGGAAGttttatcaaaaaatattatttgaagTCTAAAGAATATGGTGGAATTTTTAAACTATTATTTAAGTGTAACCGAAGTTATAATTATTTAGATTAAGATTCATGTCTACAAGTTCTCATGGGCTGAATTAAGCCTCGTAGTGTATGGTAATTATTAATTCATTCTAACTAATAAAGAACAATAATGCAAATGCGTTGGATCCATAAATCTCAAAATGTCAGGAAAAAAAAACCCAACTCCTTGTTCCTCGTGTAAAATTGTTTAAAAGGCTTAGAAACTGATTTTAGAGGATCCCATAAATGGTATCCAAGTATTGAAATGGCTAGATTTGTGTCCACGCTACGCATTAGGCATGTCTTAACCATGGTCTTTCTCTTGGGCTTTAAGTTTCCGGAAGTCCATCAAATCTCGATCGGAATTGCTAAGATATCCAAAGGTGAAAACTACCGTGAAACCCATTTTCTCAAATTTATTCACTGTGAAACCCACAGTAAAAAAACTTCACGATCGCACCCATCTTGGTTGATAAAATTATGCACAGGtccatattttaatattttatgttttttttctttcgcaTATCTTTCTATAAACAAGAGAtataaccattaacaacatctTTCTTTTGATATCGTTATATCTATTTCAATCAAAACCTTAGAAGACATAACTTAAAATTCACTTCAATATTTCTACTGTAGCTTCCGATTTTAATGAGTTGATTGCGGACGTGTTTGTTTTCTTCAATTTGATAAAAATCATTTTATATCTGGAGATGGTTACGTTGTTGCTGGTGATTTCAAGCAAAAATAGACGGAGAGGAGATGGCAGAGACTGCTAGAGAGAATGAAGATTGCTACTGTTACTGTGAACCGAAGATTGATTGAGGTGGATTCGAGATATGAGAAGAAGGAATCGGAAATGAACTTTTTTCTTCTGGTGACCATTCAAATGGAGCTTTGATGTTGATATAGGAGATGCGAGTCGGTTTTGCTCAGTTGAAGAGTCAAAGAAGAATGTCTATGTGTGTTGCAGATTAGTGAATATTCAAAGAAGAATGTTTGTTTTGTCATGTTTTTGGATGAACTAACGATATCGAAACTATCTTCAGAGGGGCTTGTGCGAGATGATAGAGGATACATTGGCTTATGGAAAATCTTTATCGTGAGAAACTTGTCATATGTTGACATGTGGAGAACTGGAAAGGTGCCGAAATTTTTATATCATCGTCTCTTTCCATCTGCTAGGTAACACACCTCCATGATCTTGCTTTGGCTTCATGTCTTTTTTCATTTTCCTGCTGCTTATGCTCTTAGTGGAGTTCATTTTTCAAATGCCTTTTATTCTTAGATGATAGTTGTTTTCTTCAGGTTCTCTATTTGGATCGATAGAAAAATGAGACTTCATACATATCCCATGCTGATTCTTGAGTACCTTTTGTTTCAGAACGGATCTTAATACGCTATTTCAAACCACTATGAACGTCATTGTGTGTGGGAGGAAGTACTCCAAATAAAAAACGTCTAAAAAAAGTACAATCACTCTGCTATCGATGAAATGTATGGATGCATGACATGTTATACGTAAATTAATAGATGCATGAAttaaaatatggttgcataacttTTTGTGCATCTTTTCTTgtatctgcataatgtgttatgcattttttttggGTGGCCGCATAAtgtttatgtatcaagttttctaaAAAATTGCCTAAAATGACGACCACCTCCGAatgtttttcgtgaaaaacaaaaaattgatattgttATTTGTACTCTTTGTGTAGCTTTCTTAAAAagctttccaacgatataaaatttgtaaaatttcaaggcacGGTTTTTTAGTTATGTTATACTCTAGTTCGTTTTCCTAATTATATTCCTGAAAAATAAGgatgcataacccgttatgcagacatttttcaaaatttcatataattaagGGTGTCGTAGAAACTAAAATTATTCTTGGGCCTCAcaataagaataatattttttttgggccttagcctaagttTCCCTACCCAAAACTAGAAGcatttttttggggactactcaaaaaatggGGGGACTACTCTAAAGTTTTTGGGGTGGTTATTGTTAGTAATTTTCAATCACCCTttatctgattttttttaaatacctactttacccttaatgattaacttagttagtgcgatgattaattagtgttatgaTTAGTAACTGATTAGTTAGTGATTATTGATTAGCGAGTTATATTAGTAGGATTtttttgttataacattattattgagagataagaagaagaagaagaaaatatgaagaaaaagatgggtgaacccaaaaaatcatttttttagtTTACTAATTATGATTTGggtgattcatgtgatgataccTCATCCTCATAATCAGAATCCCCTTTACCTCATAGTGTATTTGTCAAGACTTCTAATGATCCGTaaatgagttatttgttagatgatgaaagCTTTTTGCCCCAAACTCAAGCTAACCaaacaaatgatggattttatcagccaCAACCTGAAGATGAAGCTATGGGTATTCAGGTATGCCTCATTTTTAGTTAGTGtagcttgaattgtgcaaaaatttggccaaactcaaaatttctGGAAAAAAATCGGTTAGGCCAacctagttcggttaccaaatttagcttgcgaggtaaccgaaccgTTCTGAATGTATAGTTCGGTTACTAAATTTAGCacacgcaggtaaccgaactacatgttaatggtggttttttagagttcggttatgtttttccagaacatgtaaccgaactatttTTATAGAGTTTACAGTGCATAGTTCGGTTAGTCGATATTAATACTTTTGTTACCGAACTTTTTGTTCGGTAATGTCGCAGAATATATGTATACAGCGTTTCTAACCGAACCCATGCGTTCGGTTTAGTCGGTTTTTTCAGTTTCATGGCACAACTTTTACATAGAAAATCTAAAAATCGAGTTCGGTAAGGCCCAAATATATTTCTGGAAACTACATAaccgaacttgttgttcggtaggGTCGATAAAAATTTTTAGATTACTGAACTTTAAGTGTTAATTGTGTATGGTATTGACGTTGTGCTATTACTTGTAGGTTCCATGTGATCCAATtgaaccaatggaaaaccaaccttccccagttggtattttgtacgatgacacatcccatcactacatgaatgacttggtattcaCAAATCCGTAAGATGCAAAGAGTTGGGATAGAAaacatgcacaaaaagacatgtgcgtattagtattgaacgagagagaaagaaaaactctttttgaaatggtttgtgagagaagaggTGATCCAGAGAAaagccacaagaggaagggttatgtttataaaggaaagacaaataggaagaacaaaactttctcaaagaagattaaaTGCCCATTCAAGCTTGCATTTAATTACAATGAAGATTTGGGTGGATGGGTTCTCTAGAAGGTTATGCaaggttgtcataatcatcctcgttcggagcatcttgaaggacatttcatgGCGGCAAAACTAACTCTTAAAGAGATCGACAAGGTAGCTAAAATGAGGACAATGGGTATTTCACCGTttcaaatgctccaaatactaaaggaggataacaaggataaccactcatctttTTCCACAATTTAcaatgaaattgagaaaattagaagaaaggaatggagagatagacaagtaatccaacaattgtttttttttgtaccaagagaaaaactacgcggttcaaaaggatgtggattcagaaggagagataacacaactcttTATTGCGCATCCGACGAGGGTTCTATTGGATTAATGCTTTCATCaagttctaataatggattgcacttataagacgaacaagtacgagatgccattgttgaatattgtGGGAGTacttcgacgaagtcaccgtttaccgtggcgttttgtttcttaagatatgagcaagaacctagttacatttgggcactaaaacaagttaaggcaatcttccgaggtgatgatattcccgggttatagtgacggataatgatgttgcattgatgaatgcaatagagAAAGTGTTCCCactagcacataatatgctttgtacgttccatatatggtgtaatttgatgaataggtgcaagccaataatttgtccacccaaGAAAATAGGATATGAAGAAATTGAGATGCTACCGGAAAAATAACgagcggatgcaaaagagaaaGTTGAAAAACAATACGATATAAATTACGCTAAATGGGTTGCATTCAACGGTGAATGGGAATCATTGTGTTGGTCCCttaccgaggaagagtattatctaaatcttgcggAGTTTATCGCCCATTGGGATACTCCCGATTACCCCGGTGTTGTATCGTATGTTCTTTGCCAATTGTTGGAaccacacaaagagaggtttgtttatgcctatactaaccaatataaacacttggtaaatcaagcgacaagtttagTAGAGTCgtctcaccaccggttgaagaagaatctcttTGGATTTGTTGATAACTTCGTAACCGTGTGGAATGCTATGGAAAATTATTTCAAGTGCGAcattgatagaattaaagagaagttctaGAAAATCCATATATTCAAAATGAACGGAAAATATGCCGACCACCCATTGTTCAAGAGGATCCATTACAACGTATCTCGGCAatgt
This DNA window, taken from Papaver somniferum cultivar HN1 chromosome 3, ASM357369v1, whole genome shotgun sequence, encodes the following:
- the LOC113360193 gene encoding protein LURP-one-related 10-like — encoded protein: MDFNKIYLNELQKMRESMMFDMSQGFAGNDGSEFITFVVTKPSSVVFGKFGMSIATNFIVEIMSVIAALKWAVLKTKDKPPPPLASDGAKPGNPIVVIAPHFCAPYPVDLTISKKLLSIGEGNFGVFDINGNIIFKVKGKLLSIRDRRVLVDAAGVPLVSLQQKIVTCHRRWQLYRGDSSDSKDLLFSVKKSKLLQLKTSLNVFLASNTSENVCDFKIKGSFFERSCAIYAGDSNNIIAQMRKKHTVQSIVLDQDTYSITVYPNVDYAFIVALCVVLNEINMDRSDED